One Cellulosimicrobium protaetiae genomic region harbors:
- the ybaK gene encoding Cys-tRNA(Pro) deacylase, which translates to MAKKSKSSAHAGTPAVVLLEREGVAHTLHPYEHDPSSDLSYGLEAAAAIGVPAERVFKTLLAVVDGGALVVGIVPVDRQLDLKALAKAAGGKKATMADPAAAERATGYVVGGISPLGQKQRHRTFLDDTALAFDTVYVSGGRRGLDVGLAPQDLLRLTTGTAAPIAR; encoded by the coding sequence GTGGCCAAGAAGTCGAAGTCGTCCGCGCACGCCGGCACGCCCGCGGTCGTGCTCCTCGAGCGCGAGGGCGTCGCCCACACGCTGCACCCCTACGAGCACGACCCGTCGAGCGACCTGTCCTACGGCCTCGAGGCCGCGGCCGCGATCGGGGTGCCCGCGGAGCGGGTGTTCAAGACGCTGCTCGCCGTGGTCGACGGCGGAGCGCTCGTCGTCGGGATCGTGCCGGTCGACCGCCAGCTCGACCTCAAGGCGCTCGCCAAGGCGGCGGGCGGCAAGAAGGCGACCATGGCCGATCCCGCCGCGGCCGAGCGCGCGACGGGCTACGTCGTCGGCGGCATCTCGCCCCTGGGCCAGAAGCAGCGCCACCGCACGTTCCTCGACGACACCGCGCTCGCGTTCGACACGGTGTACGTCTCGGGCGGGCGCCGAGGCCTCGACGTCGGCCTCGCGCCGCAGGACCTGCTGCGCCTCACCACCGGCACCGCCGCCCCGATCGCGAGATAG
- a CDS encoding YggS family pyridoxal phosphate-dependent enzyme, which translates to MPHPEPSSVLPAQIAQNLARVRTRVDDAARAAGRAPSDVRLLVATKTQPANAVRAVVEAGADLIGENRVQELVAKAPDIADLVSAGRVAVHMIGHLQRNKVNQVLATATGVESVDSLSLAQALSARAVRDGRVLDVLVQVNVSGEGTKSGAAPDDAPALATAVAALDGLRLSGFMTIGAHSPDEAVVRAGFARLRGVRDAVVRSGAPGTADARELSMGMSGDLELAIAEGATIVRVGTAVFGPRLTPPR; encoded by the coding sequence ATGCCCCACCCCGAGCCGTCGTCCGTGCTGCCCGCGCAGATCGCGCAGAACCTCGCCCGGGTGCGGACCCGGGTGGACGACGCCGCGCGCGCGGCGGGGCGTGCGCCGTCGGACGTGCGGCTGCTCGTGGCGACGAAGACGCAACCCGCGAACGCCGTGCGCGCGGTGGTCGAGGCGGGCGCGGACCTGATCGGCGAGAACCGCGTGCAGGAGCTCGTCGCGAAGGCGCCCGACATCGCCGACCTCGTGTCCGCGGGGCGCGTCGCCGTCCACATGATCGGGCACCTGCAGCGCAACAAGGTCAACCAGGTCCTCGCGACGGCCACGGGCGTCGAGAGCGTGGACTCGCTCTCCCTCGCCCAGGCGCTGTCCGCACGCGCCGTCCGCGACGGCCGCGTGCTCGACGTGCTGGTCCAGGTCAACGTCTCGGGCGAGGGGACCAAGTCCGGCGCGGCCCCCGACGACGCCCCCGCCCTCGCGACCGCCGTCGCCGCGCTCGACGGGCTGCGCCTGTCGGGGTTCATGACGATCGGCGCGCACTCCCCCGACGAGGCCGTGGTCCGCGCGGGCTTCGCCCGGCTGCGCGGGGTGCGCGACGCCGTCGTGCGCTCGGGAGCGCCGGGCACCGCGGACGCGCGCGAGCTCTCCATGGGCATGAGCGGCGACCTCGAGCTCGCGATCGCCGAGGGCGCGACGATCGTCCGGGTCGGCACCGCCGTCTTCGGCCCCCGCCTCACTCCGCCGAGGTAG
- a CDS encoding GNAT family N-acetyltransferase, protein MAIETSTPGVDDLGEVLDALRTWQQDAAPLQLHPGDVGWFWRFGAGATADALRTWRRDGRDLAVGLLDGPDLLRLGIAPDLLHDEELARRIADDATRPERGVLGEGAASVEAPVGALVDGYLAEAGWGLDEPWALLRRDLAEPVEVPDVRVRVVGPEEAASWAEVLRSSFGGTTAAPERWHALATGLPYADARCLVVHDDRAAVGRTAGDPGTAPASGPAVAVVGVWSAGPGRPGLIEPMGVHADHRGRGLGRAVTLAGLAALRGLGASSALVATAADNVGGVATYVSAGFVHLPERRDRRRDAD, encoded by the coding sequence ATGGCGATCGAGACGAGCACGCCGGGCGTCGACGACCTCGGTGAGGTCCTGGACGCGCTGCGCACGTGGCAGCAGGACGCGGCACCGCTGCAGCTGCACCCGGGCGACGTGGGCTGGTTCTGGCGGTTCGGTGCCGGTGCGACCGCGGACGCGCTGCGCACGTGGCGTCGCGACGGTCGGGACCTCGCCGTCGGGCTGCTCGACGGCCCGGACCTGCTCCGGCTGGGGATCGCGCCGGACCTGCTGCACGACGAGGAGCTCGCGCGCCGGATCGCGGACGACGCCACACGGCCCGAGCGCGGCGTGCTGGGAGAGGGCGCGGCGTCGGTGGAGGCACCCGTGGGTGCGCTCGTCGACGGATACCTGGCCGAGGCGGGCTGGGGCCTCGACGAGCCGTGGGCGCTGCTGCGGCGCGACCTCGCCGAACCGGTCGAGGTACCGGACGTGCGCGTGCGGGTCGTCGGGCCGGAGGAGGCGGCCTCCTGGGCCGAGGTGCTGCGCTCGTCGTTCGGCGGGACCACGGCCGCGCCGGAGCGCTGGCACGCCCTCGCGACCGGGCTGCCGTACGCCGACGCGCGGTGCCTCGTCGTGCACGACGACCGGGCCGCCGTCGGCAGGACGGCCGGCGACCCCGGGACGGCGCCCGCGTCGGGGCCTGCGGTGGCCGTCGTCGGGGTGTGGTCGGCCGGTCCGGGGCGACCCGGGCTGATCGAGCCCATGGGGGTGCACGCCGACCACCGAGGTCGTGGCCTCGGCCGGGCGGTCACGCTCGCCGGGCTGGCGGCGCTCCGTGGGCTGGGCGCGTCGAGCGCGCTCGTCGCGACGGCCGCGGACAACGTGGGAGGCGTCGCCACGTACGTCTCTGCGGGCTTCGTCCACCTGCCCGAGCGGCGCGACCGGCGCCGCGACGCCGACTGA
- a CDS encoding DEAD/DEAH box helicase has product MTTTTGRTPALLAHVPAPTGKAPDPDALYEGFTTWATEQGLELYPHQSEALIELVTGSHVILSTPTGSGKSLVAMGAQFAALAAHRSGRGGRTYYTAPLKALVSEKFFALVAAFGSKNVGMTTGDSAVNPDAPIICCTAEILANIALRRGGGDAGSDGEDAISQVVMDEFHFYADPQRGWAWQVPLLELPNTQFLLMSATLGDTTRFVEELEERTGRPVAEVTTAQRPVPLHFSYVVEPLTEVIEELVSTRRAPVYVVHFTQKDAVERAQSLLSMNVATKSEKEAIAAELGDFRFGTGFGKTLSKFLRHGVGVHHAGMLPKYRRVVERLTQAGLLKVVCGTDTLGVGINVPIRTVLLTSLVKFDGERMRHLTAREFHQIAGRAGRAGYDTVGEVLVMAPDHVIENRKMLAKAGDDPKKLKKIVRKKAPQGSVNWTDATFERLRDAEPEPLTSHFTVTHAMVLNVLARTAQHGRGHVDPADPRRDPVEAMRHLLLANHDTDTQRREHVRQTLRIYRSLRVAGIVERVRVEDPSRPQGYRPSVRLVGDLPREFALNQPLSPFALAALDLLDVEGATHALDVVSVIEATLDDPRQVLYAQQNAAKGEAVAAMKAEGYEYEERMALLEEITWPKPLEELLAPAFAMYKRSNPWVADAELSPKSVVRDMVERAMTFAEFVSVYGLERTEGVVLRYLADAYRALRQVVPEEHRTEEVQEIVEWLGELVRGVDSSLLDEWERLAHPVDDDADTEVGDGPLSGAGAEAPTRPVTGNPRSFRRLVRNALFRRVELASREDYRALGALDGGAGWDADAWGDALDPLFEDQGDDAIGIGPGARAAALFQVVEAGAEVPAGHEGPTAEHAPGGVVPAGTWLVRQVLDDPAGDHDWAITASVDLAASDEAGEPVVTVLAVGPL; this is encoded by the coding sequence GTGACCACCACGACCGGCCGCACCCCGGCTCTCCTCGCGCACGTGCCCGCACCGACGGGCAAGGCCCCCGACCCGGACGCGCTCTACGAGGGGTTCACCACCTGGGCGACGGAACAGGGTCTGGAGCTGTACCCGCACCAGAGCGAGGCGCTCATCGAGCTGGTCACGGGCTCGCACGTCATCCTGTCGACGCCCACCGGCTCGGGGAAGTCGCTCGTCGCGATGGGCGCGCAGTTCGCGGCGCTCGCCGCGCACCGGTCGGGCCGCGGCGGCCGCACGTACTACACGGCCCCGCTCAAGGCGCTCGTCAGCGAGAAGTTCTTCGCGCTCGTGGCGGCGTTCGGGTCCAAGAACGTCGGCATGACGACGGGCGACTCCGCGGTGAACCCCGACGCCCCGATCATCTGCTGCACGGCGGAGATCCTCGCGAACATCGCGCTGCGCCGCGGCGGCGGGGACGCCGGGTCCGACGGCGAGGACGCGATCTCCCAGGTCGTCATGGACGAGTTCCACTTCTACGCCGACCCGCAGCGCGGCTGGGCGTGGCAGGTGCCCCTGCTCGAGCTCCCGAACACCCAGTTCCTGCTCATGTCCGCGACGCTCGGCGACACGACCCGGTTCGTCGAGGAGCTCGAGGAGCGCACGGGCCGTCCCGTCGCCGAGGTGACCACCGCCCAGCGGCCGGTCCCGCTGCACTTCAGCTACGTCGTCGAGCCGCTCACCGAGGTCATCGAGGAGCTCGTCAGCACCCGCCGCGCGCCCGTGTACGTCGTGCACTTCACGCAGAAGGACGCCGTCGAGCGCGCGCAGTCGTTGCTGTCGATGAACGTCGCGACGAAGTCCGAGAAGGAGGCGATCGCCGCAGAGCTCGGCGACTTCCGCTTCGGCACCGGGTTCGGCAAGACGCTGAGCAAGTTCCTGCGGCACGGCGTCGGCGTGCACCACGCGGGCATGCTCCCCAAGTACCGGCGCGTCGTCGAGCGCCTGACGCAGGCCGGTCTGCTCAAGGTCGTGTGCGGCACGGACACGCTCGGCGTCGGCATCAACGTGCCCATCCGCACCGTGCTGCTCACGAGCCTCGTGAAGTTCGACGGCGAGCGCATGCGCCACCTCACGGCGCGCGAGTTCCACCAGATCGCCGGCCGCGCTGGCCGGGCCGGGTACGACACGGTCGGCGAGGTCCTCGTCATGGCGCCCGACCACGTCATCGAGAACCGCAAGATGCTCGCCAAGGCGGGCGACGACCCGAAGAAGCTCAAGAAGATCGTCCGCAAGAAGGCCCCGCAGGGCTCGGTCAACTGGACCGACGCGACGTTCGAGCGCCTGCGCGACGCCGAGCCCGAGCCCCTGACCAGCCACTTCACCGTGACCCACGCGATGGTGCTCAACGTGCTCGCGCGCACGGCGCAGCACGGCCGTGGGCACGTCGACCCCGCCGACCCCCGCCGCGACCCCGTCGAGGCGATGCGGCACCTGCTGCTCGCGAACCACGACACCGACACCCAGCGCCGCGAGCACGTGCGCCAGACGCTGCGCATCTACCGCTCGCTCCGCGTGGCGGGGATCGTCGAGCGCGTGCGCGTCGAGGACCCGTCGCGCCCGCAGGGCTACCGCCCGAGCGTGCGGCTCGTCGGCGACCTGCCGCGCGAGTTCGCGCTCAACCAGCCGCTCTCGCCGTTCGCGCTCGCGGCCCTGGACCTGCTCGACGTCGAGGGCGCGACCCACGCTCTCGACGTCGTCTCCGTCATCGAGGCGACCCTCGACGACCCGCGCCAGGTCCTCTACGCGCAGCAGAACGCCGCCAAGGGCGAGGCCGTCGCCGCGATGAAGGCCGAGGGCTACGAGTACGAGGAGCGCATGGCGCTGCTCGAGGAGATCACGTGGCCCAAGCCGCTCGAGGAGCTGCTCGCGCCCGCGTTCGCGATGTACAAGCGGTCGAACCCGTGGGTCGCGGACGCCGAGCTCTCCCCCAAGTCCGTGGTCCGCGACATGGTCGAGCGCGCCATGACGTTCGCCGAGTTCGTGTCCGTCTACGGCCTCGAGCGCACCGAGGGCGTCGTGCTGCGGTACCTCGCGGACGCCTACCGCGCGCTGCGGCAGGTCGTCCCGGAGGAGCACCGCACCGAGGAGGTGCAGGAGATCGTCGAGTGGCTCGGCGAGCTCGTGCGCGGCGTCGACTCGTCGCTCCTCGACGAGTGGGAGCGCCTCGCGCACCCGGTCGACGACGACGCGGACACCGAGGTCGGCGACGGCCCGCTCTCGGGCGCGGGCGCGGAGGCGCCGACGCGCCCGGTCACGGGCAACCCGCGCTCGTTCCGGCGCCTCGTGCGCAACGCGCTGTTCCGCCGCGTCGAGCTCGCGTCCCGCGAGGACTACCGCGCGCTCGGGGCGCTCGACGGCGGCGCGGGCTGGGACGCGGACGCGTGGGGCGACGCGCTCGACCCGCTGTTCGAGGACCAGGGCGACGACGCGATCGGCATCGGCCCGGGGGCCCGTGCCGCCGCGCTGTTCCAGGTCGTCGAGGCCGGCGCGGAGGTTCCGGCCGGCCACGAGGGCCCGACGGCGGAGCACGCCCCGGGCGGGGTCGTCCCCGCGGGCACGTGGCTCGTGCGGCAGGTGCTCGACGACCCGGCGGGCGACCACGACTGGGCGATCACGGCGAGCGTCGACCTCGCGGCGAGCGACGAGGCGGGCGAGCCGGTCGTGACCGTGCTCGCGGTCGGCCCGCTGTAG
- a CDS encoding YccF domain-containing protein, whose amino-acid sequence MKTLLNIIWLVFAGLWLALGYVLAGIICCILIVTIPFGIASFRIAGYALWPFGRTVVDKPTAGAWSTIGNVIWVVVAGIWLAIGHVVTAIPLFVSIIGIPLGIANLKMIPVSLLPLGKDIVPTDAPYTAYQR is encoded by the coding sequence GTGAAGACACTGCTCAACATCATCTGGCTCGTGTTCGCCGGGCTGTGGCTCGCCCTGGGCTACGTCCTGGCGGGCATCATCTGCTGCATCCTCATCGTGACGATCCCGTTCGGCATCGCGTCGTTCCGCATCGCGGGGTACGCGCTGTGGCCGTTCGGTCGCACGGTCGTGGACAAGCCGACCGCCGGCGCGTGGTCGACGATCGGGAACGTCATCTGGGTGGTCGTCGCCGGGATCTGGCTCGCGATCGGGCACGTGGTCACAGCGATCCCGCTCTTCGTGTCGATCATCGGCATCCCGCTCGGGATCGCGAACCTCAAGATGATCCCGGTCTCGCTCCTGCCGCTCGGCAAGGACATCGTCCCGACCGACGCCCCGTACACCGCCTACCAGCGCTGA
- a CDS encoding carboxymuconolactone decarboxylase family protein yields MTQGNFTDDRPTTRAERYEHGRGVFGSVNETAGAVLAEALADVSPELEHQISAWAYGEIYARPHLEPRDRQLVTLGMLSALGGCEPQLEIHVRTALDVGLTPAEIVEAILQSAVYCGFPRALNSTAVAKQVFAERGLLPVA; encoded by the coding sequence GTGACGCAGGGGAACTTCACGGACGACCGACCGACCACACGCGCGGAGCGCTACGAGCACGGGCGGGGGGTGTTCGGCTCCGTCAACGAGACGGCGGGCGCCGTCCTCGCCGAGGCGCTCGCGGACGTCTCGCCCGAGCTCGAGCACCAGATCTCGGCATGGGCCTACGGCGAGATCTACGCGCGCCCGCACCTGGAGCCGCGGGACCGGCAGCTCGTCACGCTGGGGATGCTCAGCGCCCTCGGCGGGTGCGAGCCGCAGCTCGAGATCCACGTCCGTACCGCGCTCGACGTGGGCCTCACGCCGGCCGAGATCGTCGAGGCGATCCTGCAGTCCGCGGTCTACTGCGGGTTCCCTCGCGCGCTCAACTCGACCGCCGTCGCGAAGCAGGTCTTCGCCGAGCGGGGGCTGCTGCCGGTCGCGTGA
- a CDS encoding GH92 family glycosyl hydrolase, whose translation MTTDPTPPWDQGEHHMRIDSAVNADRDPFPARTGPSLSRPSRASGRRRRAGAVVALATAASLALPLAAYAAPGLAASPTTAAGTEAATRSDVAAAAVDGPLVDYVNPFIGTKDDGNTYPGAAVPFGMVQLSPDNGHNVGYDYDRTSVRGFSLVHLSGVGCGLGGPLPTLPTTGAITSTDYGQYALGFSHDDEEASPGYYRVGLQAPAGTIEAELTATARTGVQRYTFPATAQANVLLNAGQALNRVTESDVRVVDDRTVETRITVRGFCQDTEPQTIWTRTTFDRPFVAHGTWDGATVTAGSDAASGGEGRRGAYVTFDTTGGDLDVEAVTAMSYVGADGAAANLAAEAGTFDAVHDAARAAWEARLGLVQVAQGAEDDLRTFYSSLYRSFLAPNVGSDVDGRYRGWDQEVHAAEPDFTYYQNYSLWDTYRTQQQLLYLLAPDESADMALSLVRQGQQGGWLPRWGYGTVETNIMTGDPATPFLVSAWRQGLLAGHEEEAYAVLQQNADGVPPADSPFNGRAANVEYLRDGFVPHEPARSGKPGDYDLQHGASATMEYALADAMLSTMARGLGHDEDADRYAARGQSYRNVFDPRTDNFRARNADGFFVGDADPAHSDGFHEGTAVQYQWLVPQDVPGLFDLMGGTDAAIERLDAFFAYDELVADPARVASEVWVNGTYDYYGWETYNPNNEPNLHAPYVYLWTGQPWKTTDVVRAASTLFTDGPDGVTGNDDLGTMSAWHVLSSIGVYPIVPGTDLWGLTTPLFDDVTITLDPEVFGRDTLHLTADGVAPDAHYTQSVSLGGEPLARAWVTGDELTAAGTLDVAVGSEPSAWATDPAASPGAVVPADGTVERLFVGATPRQPVLAPGGQTDVAVQVVAQGVGTSTGTLEVTSDGAVTATTDLAEWTAESDGLPATVEGTVTLAAAADAEPGVHTVRLVVHDAAGTEAVREISVVVSGESWIAGAFDNVGIGDAGAANANLDGSGAYLLRDLLADLGVVQGLELTVPGTDLTYLLGAAPAGEPDNVAANGQVLEVPEAQRGTRTLSVVGTATHGTQRGDLVLGFADGTSQTAQVALSDWCTGSPEPSNILVAKPGARGNGTGTDRFGCGLYATAPVTVPEGKVLTSLTLPRNTRFHVFAVATDAAGVVPAPQVEVTTQARCLGGKAFVAVRALNTGEQPAAIELATPYGSKVFAEVAPGANAYQSFATRASAVEAGEVTVTVTTPDGEPQQVTAAYDAVACS comes from the coding sequence ATGACCACCGACCCCACGCCGCCGTGGGACCAAGGGGAGCACCACATGCGGATAGACAGCGCTGTCAACGCTGATCGCGATCCATTCCCGGCACGTACCGGACCGTCACTCTCTCGCCCGTCGCGTGCCAGCGGACGTCGGCGACGCGCGGGCGCCGTCGTCGCGCTGGCCACCGCGGCGAGCCTCGCGCTCCCGCTGGCTGCGTACGCGGCGCCCGGGCTCGCGGCGTCGCCCACGACCGCCGCCGGGACGGAGGCAGCGACGAGGTCCGATGTCGCCGCTGCCGCCGTCGACGGCCCGCTGGTCGACTACGTCAACCCTTTCATCGGGACCAAGGACGACGGCAACACCTACCCGGGGGCGGCCGTTCCGTTCGGCATGGTGCAGCTCTCGCCGGACAACGGGCACAACGTCGGCTACGACTACGACCGCACGTCGGTCCGCGGGTTCTCGCTCGTGCACCTGTCCGGCGTCGGTTGCGGCCTCGGCGGCCCGCTCCCGACTCTGCCGACGACGGGCGCGATCACCTCGACCGACTACGGCCAGTACGCCCTCGGCTTCTCCCACGACGACGAGGAGGCCTCGCCCGGCTACTACCGCGTGGGTCTCCAGGCACCCGCGGGCACGATCGAGGCCGAGCTCACCGCGACCGCGCGCACGGGCGTCCAGCGCTACACGTTCCCCGCGACGGCGCAGGCGAACGTCCTGCTCAACGCCGGCCAGGCGCTCAACCGGGTCACGGAGTCGGACGTGCGCGTCGTCGACGACCGCACGGTCGAGACCCGGATCACCGTGCGCGGGTTCTGCCAGGACACCGAACCGCAGACGATCTGGACCCGCACGACCTTCGACCGCCCCTTCGTCGCGCACGGCACGTGGGACGGCGCGACCGTCACCGCGGGCTCGGACGCCGCGTCCGGCGGCGAGGGGCGCCGTGGTGCGTACGTCACGTTCGACACCACGGGCGGCGACCTCGACGTCGAGGCCGTCACCGCGATGAGCTACGTGGGTGCCGACGGCGCCGCGGCGAACCTTGCCGCGGAGGCGGGGACGTTCGACGCCGTGCACGACGCCGCGCGCGCGGCCTGGGAGGCGCGGCTCGGCCTCGTGCAGGTCGCGCAGGGGGCCGAGGACGACCTGCGCACGTTCTACTCCTCGCTCTACCGCAGCTTCCTCGCGCCGAACGTCGGCTCCGACGTCGACGGGCGCTACCGCGGCTGGGACCAGGAGGTCCACGCCGCCGAACCGGACTTCACCTACTACCAGAACTACTCGCTCTGGGACACGTACCGCACGCAGCAGCAGCTCCTGTACCTGCTCGCGCCCGACGAGTCGGCCGACATGGCGCTCTCGCTCGTGCGCCAGGGCCAGCAGGGCGGCTGGCTGCCGCGCTGGGGGTACGGCACGGTCGAGACGAACATCATGACCGGCGACCCGGCCACGCCGTTCCTCGTCAGCGCGTGGCGTCAGGGCCTGCTCGCGGGCCACGAGGAGGAGGCGTACGCCGTCCTGCAGCAGAACGCCGACGGCGTCCCACCCGCGGACTCGCCGTTCAACGGGCGTGCGGCGAACGTCGAGTACCTGCGCGACGGGTTCGTCCCGCACGAGCCGGCGCGCTCCGGCAAGCCGGGCGACTACGACCTCCAGCACGGCGCCTCGGCGACCATGGAGTACGCCCTCGCCGACGCGATGCTCTCGACGATGGCGCGCGGCCTCGGCCACGACGAGGACGCCGACCGGTACGCAGCCCGCGGCCAGAGCTACCGCAACGTGTTCGACCCGCGCACGGACAACTTCCGGGCGCGCAACGCCGACGGGTTCTTCGTGGGCGACGCGGACCCTGCGCACTCGGACGGGTTCCACGAGGGCACCGCGGTGCAGTACCAGTGGCTCGTGCCGCAGGACGTGCCGGGCCTGTTCGACCTCATGGGCGGGACCGACGCCGCGATCGAGCGCCTCGACGCGTTCTTCGCGTACGACGAGCTCGTCGCCGACCCCGCGCGCGTCGCGAGCGAGGTCTGGGTCAACGGCACGTACGACTACTACGGCTGGGAGACCTACAACCCCAACAACGAGCCGAACCTCCACGCGCCGTACGTCTACCTGTGGACCGGGCAGCCCTGGAAGACGACGGACGTCGTGCGCGCCGCGTCGACGCTGTTCACCGACGGCCCCGACGGCGTCACGGGCAACGACGACCTCGGCACGATGTCCGCGTGGCACGTGCTGTCGTCGATCGGCGTGTACCCGATCGTGCCGGGCACCGACCTGTGGGGTCTGACGACCCCGCTCTTCGACGACGTGACGATCACGCTCGACCCCGAGGTCTTCGGCCGCGACACGCTGCACCTCACCGCCGACGGTGTCGCGCCCGACGCGCACTACACGCAGTCCGTCTCGCTCGGCGGCGAGCCGCTCGCCCGTGCCTGGGTCACGGGCGACGAGCTCACCGCCGCGGGCACGCTCGACGTCGCGGTCGGCTCCGAGCCGTCCGCGTGGGCGACCGACCCCGCGGCCTCGCCGGGCGCCGTCGTGCCCGCGGACGGCACGGTCGAGCGCCTGTTCGTCGGGGCGACGCCGCGGCAGCCGGTCCTCGCGCCGGGCGGGCAGACCGACGTCGCCGTCCAGGTCGTCGCGCAGGGCGTGGGGACCTCGACGGGGACGCTCGAGGTCACGTCCGACGGCGCCGTGACGGCGACGACCGACCTCGCTGAGTGGACCGCCGAGTCCGACGGCCTGCCGGCCACGGTCGAGGGGACGGTCACCCTTGCCGCGGCGGCGGACGCCGAGCCGGGCGTGCACACCGTGCGGCTCGTCGTGCACGACGCCGCAGGGACCGAAGCGGTGCGTGAGATCTCGGTCGTCGTGTCCGGGGAGTCGTGGATCGCGGGCGCGTTCGACAACGTCGGCATCGGCGATGCCGGGGCGGCCAACGCGAACCTCGACGGGTCCGGCGCGTACCTCCTGCGCGACCTGCTCGCCGACCTCGGCGTGGTCCAGGGCCTCGAGCTGACCGTCCCGGGCACCGACCTGACCTACCTGCTCGGCGCCGCACCCGCTGGCGAGCCCGACAACGTCGCGGCGAACGGCCAGGTGCTCGAGGTGCCCGAGGCGCAGCGCGGCACGCGCACGCTCTCGGTCGTCGGGACGGCGACCCACGGCACGCAGCGCGGCGACCTCGTGCTCGGGTTCGCTGACGGGACGAGCCAGACGGCCCAGGTCGCCCTGAGCGACTGGTGCACGGGCTCGCCCGAGCCCAGCAACATCCTCGTCGCCAAGCCGGGCGCACGGGGCAACGGGACCGGGACAGACAGGTTCGGCTGCGGGCTCTACGCCACCGCGCCCGTCACCGTGCCCGAGGGCAAGGTGCTGACGAGCCTCACCCTGCCGCGCAACACGCGGTTCCACGTGTTCGCGGTCGCGACCGACGCGGCCGGGGTCGTCCCCGCGCCCCAGGTCGAGGTCACGACGCAGGCCCGCTGCCTCGGCGGCAAGGCCTTCGTCGCGGTGCGCGCGCTCAACACCGGCGAGCAGCCCGCCGCGATCGAGCTCGCGACCCCGTACGGCTCGAAGGTCTTCGCCGAGGTCGCGCCCGGGGCGAACGCCTACCAGTCGTTCGCCACGCGCGCTTCCGCCGTCGAGGCGGGCGAGGTCACGGTGACCGTGACGACGCCCGACGGCGAGCCCCAGCAGGTCACGGCCGCGTACGACGCCGTCGCCTGCTCCTGA